From the Acidovorax sp. NCPPB 3576 genome, the window TGCTGGCCGTGGCGGCGGACATCACCACGCCCGAGGGGCGCGCTGCCGCGCTGTCGGTGGCGGGCGGGCCCGGGGCGGCGTTCGATATCGTGGTGACCAACGCGGGCGGCCCGCCGCCGGGCGACTTCCGCGACTGGGACCGCGATGCGTGGATCAAGGCGGTGGACGCCAACATGCTCACGCCGATCGAGCTGATCAAGGCCACGGTGGACGGCATGGCAGCGCGGGGCTTCGGGCGCATCGTCAACATCACGTCGAGCGCGGTGAAGGCGCCCATCGACATCCTCGGGCTGTCCAACGGCGCGCGCAGCGGCCTCACGGGTTTCGTGGCGGGCGCCTCGCGCAGCTCCATTGCAGCGAAGGGCGTGACGATCAACAACCTGCTGCCGGGCAAGTTCGACACCGATCGCCTGTCGGCCAACATCCAGGCGACCGTCAATAAGACCGGCAAGAGCGAAGACGAGGTGCGCCGCGCGCACCAGGCGGCCATTCCGGCGGGCCGCTACGGCACGCCGCAGGAGTTCGGGGCAATCTGCGCCTTCCTGTGCAGCGTGCAGGCGGGCTATTTGACGGGGCAGAACGTGCTGGCCGACGGCGGGGCGTTTCCGGGAACGTTCTGACTTGGGGGCCGCTTCTGGAGCGGCGGCCCCTTCAAGCCCGCAGCCGGGCCCCGTCGGCGGCCGCTTTGCGCCGCCGCTGTTCGCCCAGGCGCAGGCCGAGCACCAGGCTGGCGAGGAACAGCGCGAGCGCCAGGTACGCCTGCAGGTAGTAGCCCCAGCCCTGTTCGGCATACAGGTACGGCCCGACGTCGGTGGAATGGATCTCCAGCAGCAGCCCGGCGAACCACAGCGCGGGCACCACGGCCAGCGCCGCGCCCAGCCACCGCCGCCAGGCCATGCCCGCCATGCACACGGCCGAGGCGCCCAGGGCCACGGCCCAGATGTGCCACAGGGCCGGCGTCTTGTCGCTGACTTCGGCCAGGGCGAGGCCCGGCATCAGCGCCAGGGCAAGGAGGGCGGTGGTGCGGGCCTTCATTCGGCCGGGTAGCGGACGGTGAGCGGTATGTAGCATTCGTGCAGGCCCCCCAGTTCGCTCTTGAGCTTCTCGACGAACTTGTCGATGTGCACGGTCAGGTCGATGCAGCCGGCGCTGCCCGGCGTCGAGCCGCCGTGGATGAAAAAGCCGCCGCGCCCGTAGGTCTCGGTGTCCGGATAGGGGTGGATGGTCAGGCGGAAGTTGCCCCAGGCCGCACGCGGCGAGCGGTACAGGTTCTTGAGCCAGTTGTTGGACCACATCTCGGACGGCTGAATCCAGTAGTCCCCCGCGGGGATAGGCCCGGCGTTGCGGGTCTTCTGCCATTCGGTGGAGTAGTCGAAGTGGCCGTTCTTGGGCTTGCCGGACACGGCGGGCAGCGCGAGGACGGATTGCGTGCCCGTGCCGCGCAGGACCTTTCCGTCGAATTGCAGTGCGATTTTCGATTGCAGGCATCCGGGGGCATGGGGTCGGCTGCGCTCCAGGGCGTAGGTATCTGACATGGCAAGTGCGAAGGGGTTGGGGCCGCGCGAAGGGGGCGCAACGGGCAGGGTGCCCGGGGCGGCTCGGCGCGGCCGGCCGATTCTAGGAGGGGGCTCTGCCATGGCCGGTGCGCTTTTGTAATGCGCGGTGTCTGGACGTATCGGGCCGCAGCGCCACACGGTGGCATATGGGCCGCGGGCCCCATGGGCCTGCAGGCGCGCGGTGGCGCTACACCGACCAGGTGCGCGGCCGCTGCGCCGCCATGCCCCAGCACTGCGCGCGCCAGGCCGCCCACACGGCCTGCAGCAGGCCCATGGCGGGCTCCACCACGGGCGCGAGCACCCGCACCACCACCACGTTCGGATGGGGGCTGGTGGCGCCGGCCGTGGCGGCCAGCGGGTGCGCCTCGATGGCGGCGCGGGCGGCATCCAGCGCGCCTTCGCGCCGCTCGCGCGGCAGGGCTTCGCCCGCGATGAAGAAGATCGACGCCATGCAGCGGTGCCCCGCCAGGCCCAGCGCGCCGTCGAGCAGCAGCCGGTCGGCCGCGTCGATGCGGCCGCGCTCCAGCCACACGCCCGGCACCTCGATGTGCTGGGTGAATCGGCCCGATTCGAACGGCTGCCCGGCGTGGGGCAGCCCGAGCGCGGTGACGTCCCAGCCCAGGCATTCGGCGCCCGGGGCCACCTCCAGCGTGAGCCGGTTCTCGGCCTGGCAGGCGTTGTAGCAAAGGGCTTCGAGCGGCAGCCATTCGAGCCGCGCGCCGGGCGCCAGCACGGCGTGCGCGCGCTGCAAGGCGGGAGCACCGGTGGATCGGTAAAAGCGCGTGGCGCCGGGGGTGGTGACCAGGCCGTGCGCGCCGGCCGCGACGGTGGTGCGGATGTCCAGCGTGTCGCCCCCCACCAGCCCGCCGGGCGGGTGCACCAGCACGTTGTGGCACACCGCATCGCCTTCGGGGTACAGGCTTTGCAGGATGCGCAGCGGGCCGCCGTGTTCGAAGCGTGCCACCGTGCGCTCGGCCTCGCGGCGGTAGTCCAGTTGCAGGTGGGCGTGCCAGGTCATTCGGTTGCTATCAAATCGTGAGCTAGACCGGCATGATATACGCCGGCGCCGGGGCGATTCGGTGCTTGTCTCTCGGGGTCAGGCTTTCCACGCGCCCTGGTGCGAGGCCGATGCCTCGTCGATCAGCGCGGGGCCGATGCATTCGATGGCATGGGCCGAGGCGGCGAACACGTCGCGGCACGACAGCTCGGCGTCGCGCTGGTCCAGCCGCTCGCCGCGAAAGGCGCGCAGCCGCACGGCGTCGATGCCGTACACCACGCGCCCGATGTTGGCCCAGAAGATCGCGCCCGCGCACATCACGCAGGGCTCGCCGGACGAGTACAGCGTGGCCTGCGCGAAGGCCTCGCGCGGATGGTGCGGGCTGGCCAGGCGCACGGCCGAGGTCTCGGCATGCGCGGTGCAGTCGCCCGTTTCGCCGTTGGCGTTCCAGGCCTCGGCCAGGATGCGATCGTCCGCACCCACGATGACGGCGCCGAACGGGCGGTTGCCGCGCGTGCGGGCCTGGCCGGCGAGCGCGATGGCGCGGCGCAGGTACAGGCCGTCGCGCGGGGCGAGGGGGACTTCTGCGGGCAGCAAGGCCGTGGCGGGCTGGGGTGAAGGGGCGAGGGTTTTCATCGAAAGGCCTCCGCTTTCAGGCCGGCACCTTGCGCTCACCCGCAGCGGGCAGGAACGCCGGGTTGAACACCCGTTCGGCCGCCGGCTTGCGGGCCAGGCCGAACGTGGTGGCGATTTCGTCGATCTGCCGGGCCAGCACTTCGGGGTTCACGCTGCCCAGGCCGATGGCCTGCGTTTCGGCGGTGGCGAGGTATTGCCGCGTGATGGCCCAGCGGGCGCGCTCCATGTCCATGTTCAGGATGGGTTCGCGCGCCTTGATGGCGGCCAGCGCGGCGTCGGGATTGGCCAACGTTTCGCGCAGCGCCCGGTTCGTGGCGCGCAGGAAGGCCCGCGCCACTTCGGGGCGCTCCTGCAGCAGCCGGCCGGCCAGGATGGCGTTGCCATAGAGGTTCAGCCCGGTCTTGCCGTATTCGAGCACGGCCAGGTCCTGCGGCGGCATGCGGGCGAACAGGGATACCGCCGAGTCGTGGAAGTAGGTGGCCGCGTCCACGTCGCCGCGCACCATCACGTTGTCGCGCGCGCTGAAGTCGGTGGTCACCCACTGGAACAGGTCGGGGCTGGTGTTGAGCTGGCGCGCCACCATGGGCCAGCTGCGGCGCGTGGATTCCACGGCGGCGGCGGCCACCCGCTTGCCCTTGAGCGACTGGAAGTCGGTGGTCACGCCGCGGTCCTTGCGGCCGATGATGACGAAGGGCGCGCGGTTGTAGTACTGGTAGATGGCCTGCACGGGCGCGTCGGCGTTCTGCGCGTGGAACTCGGCCAGCGCGCTGATGTCGCCCAGCCCCAGGTCGTAGGCCCCGCTGGCCACGCGCGTGATCGAGGCCACAGAGCCCGAGCCCACGTCGATGCCCACGTCCAGCCCCTCGTCCTTGTAGTAGCCGTTGGCGGCGGCCAGGAAGAACGGCGCGGTCTGGCTGGTCACGCGGAAGTCGAGCGTGAACTTGAGCGGAGTGGCCTTGCTCTGGGCGTGCACGGCGGGCGCGGCCAGTGTGGCGGACAGGAGGGTGGTGGCGGAGGTGGCGAGGAATCGGCGGCGTTGCATGGCGGTGGCTCCAGGTTCGGACGTGACAACCGGCCACGGCGCATCTGCGCCGTGCATCGGTGCGAACTGAGCAATTTCCGGGCAACGGCGCCGTGGGGGAACGGACCGGGCTGAACGCTTCTACTCGGGGGCGGCGTTGCATGAAGCGTGCCTGCACGACGCAGTTCGGCCCCATCAGGGTGGGCGGGCGGGGCGTGGCCGATGCCTGTCGCCGCTGGTGCATTTTCGGCAGGGCCGGCACGCGGGTGGTGCATTGCCGTCCCCGTTGCGGTGAGGCGGTGCGCGGTGGCACGTGCAGCCGCTGCGCCATGGCCTGCCCACCCGCTGCGCACGGATTGGCCTGCGATTTGCTTGCATGCCCCGCAAGAGTAGAAGCGTTCAGCCCGATGGCCCGCCCCGTGCAGGCCCATCGGCGGGTCATTGCTCTTGAAGCCGGTGGTGGCCGCCGGCGCGCCGTTGCCGTCCTGGCGAATGCGTGCCGCCGGGCGCCGCCTTTGTCCCCTTCAAGAGCCCCGTGGCGCGTACCTGTCTGGCCGTGTCCGCCATGGGCCTTGGTTCATCCGACGAGGAAACCCGCCATGCAGCAGAGTACCGCCACCCACCCCGCCACCCACCCCGCCATCTCCCATGCCGACCCCGTAGACGCCACCGCCGATGTGCGCGGCGAACTGGAAAAGGAAGCCCGCATGGGCGGCATGGGCGCCGAGACCAGCGCCCGTGAAATCCGCTGCATCGACCTGTCCGACTTCGAACACCGCAAGGCGGAGATTGCCGATCAACTGTGGAGCGCCTCGGTCGAGATCGGGTTTTTCCAGGTCACCGGCCACGGCATTGCCGTGGAAGACATCCGCCACGCGTTCGCGCGCGCCCAGGCGTTCTTCGACCTGCCGCGCGAGACCAAGGCGCAGTGGCCGCTGGCGCGCAACGCGGGCTGGGAGCACAAGGCGCAGGTGCGCCCGTCCACGCGCACGCCGGACCAGAAGGAGTCCTACCAGGTCACCCGGCCGCGCATGGCGGGCCTGTGGCCCAGCGAGGCCGAGCTGCCGGGCTTTCAGGAGGCCACCTTGCGCTTCGAGGCGCAGTGCTGGCACGTGGGCATGCAGCTGCTGTCGTGCTTCGCGCATCGGCTGGGGTTCGATCCGGACTTCTTCACCCGCGCGCACGACCCGTCGAGCGCGGCCTACCAGAGCACCCTGCGCATGCTCCACTACTTCGCCGTGGACCCGGCGCTCAAGGACGAGCTGGGCCTGTGGCGCGCGGGGGCGCACACGGATTTCGATTGCCTCACGCTGCTGTTCCAGCGCCCGGGCCAGGGCGGGCTGCAGGTGCTGCCCGGCAAGGAGATGGAGAGCCGCCAGTGGACCAGCGTGGAGCCGGCCGAAGGCGTCATCACCTGCAACATCGGCGACATGCTGACGCGCTGGAGCGACGACCAGTTGCCCAGCAACTTCCACCGCGTGCGCAATCCGCTGCCGCACGAGTACCAGGGCGCGCGCTACAGCCTGGCGTTCTTCTGCCAGGCCAACGAGGATGCCGTGGTGGAAGGGCCG encodes:
- a CDS encoding SDR family oxidoreductase, yielding MDLGIAGKWALVCGASKGLGYGCAEALVREGVNVVINARNPEALEQAAAQLVAAAANESATLAHKHPQPVVLAVAADITTPEGRAAALSVAGGPGAAFDIVVTNAGGPPPGDFRDWDRDAWIKAVDANMLTPIELIKATVDGMAARGFGRIVNITSSAVKAPIDILGLSNGARSGLTGFVAGASRSSIAAKGVTINNLLPGKFDTDRLSANIQATVNKTGKSEDEVRRAHQAAIPAGRYGTPQEFGAICAFLCSVQAGYLTGQNVLADGGAFPGTF
- a CDS encoding tlde1 domain-containing protein, with amino-acid sequence MSDTYALERSRPHAPGCLQSKIALQFDGKVLRGTGTQSVLALPAVSGKPKNGHFDYSTEWQKTRNAGPIPAGDYWIQPSEMWSNNWLKNLYRSPRAAWGNFRLTIHPYPDTETYGRGGFFIHGGSTPGSAGCIDLTVHIDKFVEKLKSELGGLHECYIPLTVRYPAE
- a CDS encoding urease accessory protein UreD; the encoded protein is MTWHAHLQLDYRREAERTVARFEHGGPLRILQSLYPEGDAVCHNVLVHPPGGLVGGDTLDIRTTVAAGAHGLVTTPGATRFYRSTGAPALQRAHAVLAPGARLEWLPLEALCYNACQAENRLTLEVAPGAECLGWDVTALGLPHAGQPFESGRFTQHIEVPGVWLERGRIDAADRLLLDGALGLAGHRCMASIFFIAGEALPRERREGALDAARAAIEAHPLAATAGATSPHPNVVVVRVLAPVVEPAMGLLQAVWAAWRAQCWGMAAQRPRTWSV
- a CDS encoding nucleoside deaminase, with amino-acid sequence MKTLAPSPQPATALLPAEVPLAPRDGLYLRRAIALAGQARTRGNRPFGAVIVGADDRILAEAWNANGETGDCTAHAETSAVRLASPHHPREAFAQATLYSSGEPCVMCAGAIFWANIGRVVYGIDAVRLRAFRGERLDQRDAELSCRDVFAASAHAIECIGPALIDEASASHQGAWKA
- a CDS encoding ABC transporter substrate-binding protein encodes the protein MQRRRFLATSATTLLSATLAAPAVHAQSKATPLKFTLDFRVTSQTAPFFLAAANGYYKDEGLDVGIDVGSGSVASITRVASGAYDLGLGDISALAEFHAQNADAPVQAIYQYYNRAPFVIIGRKDRGVTTDFQSLKGKRVAAAAVESTRRSWPMVARQLNTSPDLFQWVTTDFSARDNVMVRGDVDAATYFHDSAVSLFARMPPQDLAVLEYGKTGLNLYGNAILAGRLLQERPEVARAFLRATNRALRETLANPDAALAAIKAREPILNMDMERARWAITRQYLATAETQAIGLGSVNPEVLARQIDEIATTFGLARKPAAERVFNPAFLPAAGERKVPA
- a CDS encoding isopenicillin N synthase family dioxygenase; protein product: MGGMGAETSAREIRCIDLSDFEHRKAEIADQLWSASVEIGFFQVTGHGIAVEDIRHAFARAQAFFDLPRETKAQWPLARNAGWEHKAQVRPSTRTPDQKESYQVTRPRMAGLWPSEAELPGFQEATLRFEAQCWHVGMQLLSCFAHRLGFDPDFFTRAHDPSSAAYQSTLRMLHYFAVDPALKDELGLWRAGAHTDFDCLTLLFQRPGQGGLQVLPGKEMESRQWTSVEPAEGVITCNIGDMLTRWSDDQLPSNFHRVRNPLPHEYQGARYSLAFFCQANEDAVVEGPGRKYPPITAGDYLRQRITANFAKY